CCCGCGGCGCCTTGCGCTGCGTCGAGCGGTGCTGACCGAGCGCCGCACAGACGCGGCGCTCGGAGACAGGCAAATGCTGTCGCACATGCTCGATGCAGACGCGCCGGCGCGCGGGGCTCAGAAGTTTCCCGAGGCCGCCTCCTTCAGAATCAGCTTGTCGAGCGTGAGGTCGGCGATCGCCTTGCGAAGCCGCATGTTCTCCGTCTCCAGCTCCTTCAGGCGCTTGACCTGGTCAAGCTTCAAGCCGCCGAACTCCTTCCGCCACCGGTAGTAGGTGACCTCGGTCACCCCGATCGAGCGAACCGAGTCCGCAACGGTCTTCCCCTGTGAGACCAACACGTCGACCTGACGCAGCTTGCTCACGATCTCTTCAGGCTTCGGTCGTCTTCCCATCGATCCATCCTCCAGGCTCGAAAGCCATACATCGGGATGGACCACTTCAAGGGGGGACGATCAGGTCGAGAAGCCGACCTTGCCCTCTTCACGCTCGACGACCTGCGGTTTTCCGGAAGCCACGACCCGATCGCGGCCCTGGTGCTTTGCGGCGCCATCCGGGCCGATCGGGTCATGGTCGCCGGCCGGTGGCGCGTGGTCGACGGCCAACCGGTCGGCGTGGATGTCCGCCGGCTGCAGGAGGAGCATTCGCGGATGGCGAAGGAGCTCTTCGCGACATAACCCCGGCTCGAGGCGGTGTCCGTTGCCGCCGACCCACTATTCACGCCGTCACCCGCAACCGACCGCCCCTTGATCAGCCAGGAAAACATGTGAGTGACGCAACCACAATCTCGTTCCGCGGCAGGCTCGATCCAGTGGGCTTCATCGAGTTCGCCGAACACCGCGCCCGGCGCCTCGACCTCGGCGTGCGCTTCGGCGACGTCGGCAGGGAGGCCGTGACCGTGACCTTGGTGGGAGAACCCGACCTGATCGACGCCTTCGAGATGGCCTGCAGCCTGGGGCCGTTCGATTGCCTCGTGCTCGTCGTCGAACGCTGGGGCCCGGCCTCGACGGAGGAGACCGAATGACGCCTCGATCGGGCTGGTTCGCGCTCGGACTGGCGGATGACCTCGAGAGGGGAACCTCGACCGGCGCACGCCTCTTCGGCCGCGAGATGGTGGTCTGGCGCGACGACGCCGGCCGGTCGCACGTGTGGGAGGACCGCTGCCCGCATCGCGGCACGCGGCTGAGCTTCGGCTTCGTGCGCGGTAATTACATCGCCTGTCTCTATCACGGGTGGCAGTTCGACGCTGCCGGGCGGTGCCGGTACATCCCGGCCCACCCGAAGCTGGAGGTCGCGGCGACCATCGGGGTCGAGCGGTTCGCCTCGGTCGAACGGCTCGGCTTGATCTGGATGTTCCTCGGCGGGGATCCGGCCGAGAGGAGCCCCCCTGGGGCAGTGCCGACACCGCGCCGGTCCGCAGCGTGTCCGTGAGCGCGCCCATGGACCGGGTGCTCGCGTTGCTTCAGTCCGGCCCTCCGCCGCTCGAAGGCGCAGAGACCCTTGCCACCGGACCCGACGGTCCGCTCCTGACATTCGCGGCGGGCGACCACCGCCTGCACGTAGCCGTCCAGCCGACGTCGGCCACCGAAACGATGATGCACCTCGTCCTCGAATCTGGCGCGGGCGTGGACACCTCGGCCGTCTCGCTCTGGGCGGAAGCCGTGCGGCGCGACATGGAAGCGGCCAGCGGGCCAGCGGGGTCCCAGCGTGACGAGCCTCATCCTCCACGACTTCGAGCTCGACGAGAATTGCTACAAGGTTCGCCTGCTCCTCGCGGTCCTCGGCCTCCTTACCGGAAGGTGGCCGTCAACATGGTGCCGGCGGCCGAGCAGACGCGGCCGCCGCTGCTCCTGACAAACCCGCTCGGCACGCTGCCAATCCTCGAGGACGAAGCCGTCGCGATGCGCGACGCGGAGGCGATCCTGGCCTATCTGGCCGTCCGCCATGAGCCCGCACGGAGCTGGCTGCCGCGGAGCCGGTCGCCTTCGGACAGGTGCTGATGTGGCTGGTCTTCGCGGCCCGCGACCTCCATGCGGCGGTGCTGGCGCGGCGGCATGCCGTCTTCGACGAGCCGGCTGACGGTCCCGCCGCGTCTGCCGCGGCGCGCCGCGCCTTCCGGATCATGGACGACCACATGACCGCGCGCCGCCTCGCGGGCGACGCATGGATGGTGGGCAACGGGCCGACGCTGGCCGACCTCGCGCTCTTCCATCCTTCGCCTTGAGTCGCGACTCCGGCATCGAGCACGACGCCTATCCAGCGCTCAGGCGCTGGGCGCGGCGGATCCGCACCCTTCCCGGCTTCATCTCGATGCCGGGCATCCCGGACTACCATTGAGGTTGCGGCGGCGCCTGCCCGCAACGCGGCAGAGCCGCGACTTGGCCCGCCCGGCGCGAGCATCCCGCGCGACCAGCCCGCGCGACCAGCCTGTGGGAGGCTGGTCCCAGGCGAGCGGCATCATCCCAACGACCTTGCTCCGGGATCGCGGCGGCTCGAGCAAGACCAACCACCCGCCGACCACACGGCAATGAGGAGCAATCCATGTTCGATACACGTCATCCGAGCCGACGGGCCTAATGGCGCTCGGCGTCGCCGCCGGAACCTCCCTGCTGCTTCCAGCGATGCCGCGCCTCGCGCGCGCCGCCGCGCCCCTGCCTGCCATCAAGGAGGAAGAGGCCGTCATCGCCTTCGGCCATGTCGGGCCGGTGACGGACCAAGGGTGGACCTCGACGCACGACCTCGGCATGAAGGCGTCCAGATGGCCTTCCCACTAGCCAAGACGCTCTTCGTGGAAAACGTGCCCTATTCGGCCGATGCCAGCCGGATTTTTCGGCAATTCGTCCAGCAGGGCGCCAACTCGTCTTCGCAACCTCGACTTCGGTGACTTCCTCTCCGACGCGGCCGCCCAGGCGCCCGGGGTCGGCTTCATGGAATGCGACGGCAGGAACACGGCCGAGAACGTCGGCTGGTACTATGTCGCGCACTGGTATCCGACCTACGTCCTAGGTGTCGCTGCGGGCCTGATGAGCAAGACGGGAAAGCTGGGCTACATCGCGTCCTTTCCGTGGCATCGGTCTTCTCCGGGACGAACGCTTACCTGATGGGCGCACGATCGGTGAACCCGAAGGCCAGCCTCCAGGTGATCACGATCAATTCCTGGTTCGACCCGCAAGGCGCGACGCAGGCCGGCACCGCGTTGATCGACAACGGCTGCGATTTCGTGTTCGGCATCATGGACGAGGCCGGCTACCTGCAGGTCGCCGAGAAGCGCGGGCGTGCCGGCCGCCATGTGGAACACCGACATGCGCGCCTTCGGTCCGAAGTCCTACGTGACCTCGATCGTCTGCGATTGGAACGCCTTCTACGTCGACCAGGTGAGGAAGCGTATCTCCGGCCAGTGGACGCCGTCGGAAGCCATCCTGCCCATGGGCAAGGGGATCGACGTCGACCGGTGGGGCGAGTCCGTCCCCAAGGACGTGCAGGCGAAGGCGGATGCCGTGCGGACCAGGATCCTCGGCGGCTGGTCGCCGTTCACGGGCGAACTCAAGGACAGCAAGGGCAGGTGCGGGTCAAGGCGGGCGAGACGATGACCGAACCCAGCTCTACAATTGGGATTGGTCGATCGATGGCGTCCAGGGCCTGGCAGTTGACCTCGCCCGCCATATCCGCCGACGCCGCCCCAACGGTTCTGCCAGCAGGCCACAGCCGGGCATGCCCCCGCCCGTGCTCCTGCGCGGCATCGGCAAGCTGTTCGCCGGGGTGGTTGCCAATGCCGACGTCGACCTCGAGATCCGCGCGGGCGAGATCCACGCGCTGCTGGGAGAGAACGGCGCCGGCAATCGACGCTGATGAACATCCTGACCGGCCTCTACCAGCCGGACTCGGGCGAGATCATCCTCAACGGCTATGCCCGCAGGCGGCCTCGCCGCTCGAGTCGATCGCGGCCGGCATCGGCATGGTGCACCAGCACTTCAAGCTGGTGCAGCCTTCACGGTCGCCGAGAACATCCACCTGGGCTGGACGAGACGCCCAGGCGGGCCTCGGCCGAGGTCCTGCAGGCCAGGACAGCCGCACTGGCCGCACGGTTCGACCTTGCGGTCGACC
The DNA window shown above is from Lichenihabitans psoromatis and carries:
- a CDS encoding Rieske (2Fe-2S) protein; this translates as MTPRSGWFALGLADDLERGTSTGARLFGREMVVWRDDAGRSHVWEDRCPHRGTRLSFGFVRGNYIACLYHGWQFDAAGRCRYIPAHPKLEVAATIGVERFASVERLGLIWMFLGGDPAERSPPGAVPTPRRSAACP
- a CDS encoding glutathione S-transferase N-terminal domain-containing protein, encoding MDRVLALLQSGPPPLEGAETLATGPDGPLLTFAAGDHRLHVAVQPTSATETMMHLVLESGAGVDTSAVSLWAEAVRRDMEAASGPAGSQRDEPHPPRLRARRELLQGSPAPRGPRPPYRKVAVNMVPAAEQTRPPLLLTNPLGTLPILEDEAVAMRDAEAILAYLAVRHEPARSWLPRSRSPSDRC